One window of the Klebsiella sp. WP3-W18-ESBL-02 genome contains the following:
- a CDS encoding DUF2878 domain-containing protein → MKRHFSLFLLAIGFDLYWLLVVMFRERGQLLWLALAILACILLPSAYRLYALLLAVAGGGLDVLWGLSGLIHFQGAAPLPLWLMALWLMFAAVWTRLTYSTTLPGWVLALIATCGGPVAYLAGAQLGAMTFVQPVPVVMGAMAAGWLALMLAFHILMGKRQ, encoded by the coding sequence ATGAAACGTCATTTTTCGCTCTTTTTGCTGGCCATTGGCTTCGACCTTTACTGGCTGCTGGTGGTGATGTTTCGCGAGCGCGGCCAGCTATTATGGCTGGCGCTGGCCATCCTGGCCTGCATTCTGCTGCCGTCGGCCTACCGTTTGTATGCCCTGCTGCTGGCCGTGGCGGGCGGCGGGTTAGATGTATTGTGGGGGCTGTCGGGGCTGATTCACTTTCAGGGTGCCGCGCCGTTGCCGCTGTGGCTGATGGCGCTGTGGCTGATGTTCGCTGCCGTCTGGACGCGTTTGACCTATTCCACCACCCTGCCGGGATGGGTGCTGGCGCTGATAGCAACCTGCGGTGGCCCGGTCGCCTACCTGGCGGGCGCGCAGCTGGGTGCGATGACCTTTGTACAGCCTGTGCCGGTTGTTATGGGCGCAATGGCGGCCGGGTGGCTGGCGCTCATGCTGGCGTTTCACATCCTGATGGGGAAACGGCAATGA
- a CDS encoding DUF3833 domain-containing protein, whose translation MKRLLTLCLPLMMQLTGCSSDVADYRQQQPVLDIFHYFQGETEAWGMVQDRSGKQLRRFHVEINGDVVGETLTLNERFVYDDGEKQQRVWHIRRLSADRYEGTAGDIDGVATGKSAGNAFNWHYSMNVKASGRTWLLHFDDWMYLQDGKHLFNKTEMKKFGLTVGTVTLFFSRKAQ comes from the coding sequence ATGAAACGTTTATTGACCCTATGCCTGCCGCTGATGATGCAACTCACCGGCTGTAGCAGCGACGTTGCCGATTACCGCCAGCAGCAGCCGGTGCTGGATATTTTTCATTACTTCCAGGGGGAAACGGAGGCCTGGGGGATGGTGCAGGATCGCAGCGGTAAGCAGCTTCGCCGCTTCCACGTTGAAATCAACGGCGATGTGGTTGGCGAGACCCTGACCCTCAACGAACGGTTTGTGTATGACGATGGCGAAAAGCAGCAGCGGGTGTGGCATATCCGTCGTCTTAGCGCTGACCGCTATGAGGGCACTGCGGGTGATATTGACGGCGTGGCAACGGGTAAATCGGCAGGCAATGCCTTCAACTGGCATTACAGCATGAATGTGAAAGCCAGCGGCAGAACCTGGCTATTGCATTTTGACGACTGGATGTACCTCCAGGACGGCAAACATTTATTCAATAAAACTGAGATGAAGAAATTTGGCCTCACCGTGGGGACGGTGACGCTGTTCTTCTCCCGTAAAGCGCAGTAG
- a CDS encoding YbgA family protein gives MNTQPVIGISGCLTGAAVRFDGGHKRTDFVMDKLAHWVAFRPICPEMAIGLPVPRPALRLVQTTAGDIRMRFSHAPDDDVSEKMHAFCDEYLSGLGELSGFIVCAKSPSCGMERVRLYDEKGNRGRKEGVGLFTAALLAKYPWLPVEEDGRLHDPLLRENFVERVFALHELNTLRKNGLTRRALLDFHSRYKLQLLAHHQAGYREIGPFVATLHQWEDLEAFFVTYRDKLMAILKKPASRKNHTNVLMHIQGYFRHQLTMRQRGELREVILNYRAGLLPILAPMTLLKHYLAEYPDGYLLTQNYFDPYPQDLALRLTVN, from the coding sequence ATGAACACGCAACCTGTTATAGGCATCAGCGGCTGCTTAACCGGCGCGGCCGTCCGCTTCGACGGCGGGCATAAACGGACGGACTTTGTGATGGACAAGCTGGCGCACTGGGTGGCCTTCCGGCCCATTTGCCCGGAGATGGCCATCGGCCTGCCGGTCCCGCGACCGGCGCTGCGGCTGGTACAAACGACGGCAGGCGATATCCGTATGCGCTTCAGCCACGCGCCTGATGATGATGTCAGCGAAAAAATGCACGCTTTTTGCGACGAGTACCTGTCCGGGCTGGGCGAACTGTCGGGATTTATCGTCTGCGCCAAATCCCCCAGCTGCGGTATGGAGCGGGTGCGGTTGTATGACGAAAAGGGAAACCGGGGACGTAAAGAAGGCGTTGGTCTGTTTACCGCCGCGCTGCTGGCGAAATATCCCTGGCTGCCGGTGGAAGAAGACGGACGACTGCACGATCCGCTGCTGCGCGAAAATTTCGTCGAACGGGTGTTTGCGCTGCATGAACTCAATACGCTGCGTAAAAACGGCCTGACCCGCCGGGCTCTGCTGGATTTTCATAGCCGCTATAAACTGCAGCTGCTGGCGCATCATCAGGCGGGCTATCGCGAAATTGGCCCGTTTGTCGCGACGCTGCACCAGTGGGAGGATCTGGAGGCCTTCTTTGTGACCTATCGTGACAAGCTGATGGCGATCCTTAAGAAGCCTGCTTCACGTAAAAACCACACCAATGTCTTGATGCATATTCAGGGGTATTTTCGCCATCAGCTAACGATGCGTCAGCGGGGAGAGCTGCGTGAGGTTATTCTGAACTATCGGGCGGGGCTGCTGCCGATTCTCGCCCCGATGACCCTGCTGAAGCACTATCTTGCGGAATACCCGGACGGCTACCTGCTGACGCAGAATTACTTCGACCCCTATCCGCAGGATCTGGCGCTACGGCTGACGGTAAATTAA
- a CDS encoding pirin family protein, with amino-acid sequence MASHYRKKGAELLHYLPASEYHPANTYFHFSFANYYDPENMHYGVLRVVNDDDVKPHSGFDRHPHKDMEIVSYLVKGNLTHWDSATQVEDVLSRGHVQTVTAGNGVWHSELNNHDDWCRFLQIWILPPKQGLEVRYENHKFTDQDRENKLLHIVGSLQNEDDAPLHLNQDVNMFVSELTESDAEVTYELKAGRQAYINSIEDSVNVGGIVTLDERDSLEVVGPMTLTFKAKDKHAHFIIIEMAEWADEQ; translated from the coding sequence ATGGCTAGTCATTATCGTAAAAAAGGCGCGGAACTGCTGCATTATCTGCCAGCCAGTGAATATCATCCAGCGAACACCTATTTTCATTTTTCATTCGCGAACTATTACGACCCTGAAAACATGCATTACGGCGTGCTGCGGGTGGTAAACGATGATGATGTTAAACCACACAGCGGCTTCGATCGCCATCCGCATAAGGATATGGAAATCGTCAGCTATCTGGTGAAAGGCAACCTGACCCACTGGGACAGCGCAACGCAGGTCGAAGACGTGCTAAGCCGTGGGCATGTGCAGACGGTCACCGCAGGCAACGGCGTGTGGCACTCGGAGCTGAACAACCATGATGACTGGTGTCGCTTCCTGCAAATCTGGATTCTGCCGCCCAAACAAGGTCTGGAAGTGCGTTATGAAAACCATAAATTCACCGATCAGGATCGCGAGAACAAGCTGCTGCATATCGTCGGCAGCCTGCAAAATGAAGACGATGCCCCGCTGCATCTGAATCAGGATGTGAATATGTTTGTCAGCGAACTGACCGAGAGCGATGCAGAAGTCACCTATGAGCTTAAAGCCGGTCGCCAGGCCTACATCAACAGCATTGAAGACAGCGTCAATGTCGGCGGTATTGTGACCCTGGATGAACGTGATTCACTGGAAGTCGTCGGGCCAATGACCCTGACCTTCAAGGCGAAAGACAAACACGCGCACTTTATTATTATTGAAATGGCCGAATGGGCTGACGAACAATAG